A window of the Kazachstania africana CBS 2517 chromosome 10, complete genome genome harbors these coding sequences:
- the GCD10 gene encoding tRNA 1-methyladenosine methyltransferase subunit GCD10 (similar to Saccharomyces cerevisiae GCD10 (YNL062C); ancestral locus Anc_2.246), whose product MGESWTHITLDQHVIIRLPSEKCKIVHLRLNGSISLGKFGAFNVNDVIGYPLGSKFEIYYDDETTEDVEDSKKKNNRIAVGKIRLLSGIDKKLEQLNGVDSSENNKELINLGNDIQKLSTADIEALKKQSVSSDELIAKIIESHGSFKKKTAFSQEKYLKRKKQKFAKEFTVDYLSSASLLDYLIDKGDIQRVMDMSEESMGLLLNLGNIRPNGTYLCMDETGGLLAYFMLERMFGGDNDSKHTGKIVIVHENEHVNLDLLKFSNYSEEFIKRHIVTISLLDFFEAPTLHEINSNFTPLSKEEAFDLKGGKKNTYYRKLKWYKIQLEIIKCATEIEYDGLVTATTLNLPSVVPKLSERVHGSRPIVCFSQFKETLLELSHVLYDDLRFLAPSILETRCRPYQTVRGKLHPLMTMRGGGGYLLWCHRVIPAPEPIEEPEGETAAASQTENAKKARIE is encoded by the coding sequence ATGGGTGAATCGTGGACGCATATAACATTAGATCAGCATGTTATTATCAGGCTACCTTCAGAAAAGTGTAAGATTGTGCATTTGAGGCTGAACGGTTCGATTTCGTTGGGTAAATTTGGTGCCTTCAACGTTAACGATGTCATTGGGTACCCATTGGGGAGCAAGTTCGAGATTTATTACGATGACGAGACCACTGAGGATGTAGAAGATagtaagaagaagaacaaccGCATTGCGGTGGGTAAGATCCGTTTGTTATCGGGCATTGACAAGAAACTGGAACAATTGAATGGCGTCGATAGCagtgaaaataataaagaattgatcaatttaGGTAATGATATACAGAAACTGTCAACGGCCGATATCGAGGCCCTAAAGAAGCAGAGTGTCTCAAGTGATGAACTAATTGCTAAGATTATTGAATCTCATGGTagtttcaagaagaaaactgCATTTtcacaagaaaaatatttaaagagaaagaaacaGAAATTTGCCAAAGAATTCACTGTGGACTATCTAAGTAGTGCATCTTTATTGGATTATTTGATCGATAAAGGTGATATTCAACGTGTTATGGACATGTCAGAAGAATCGATGGGCttattattgaatctaGGTAATATAAGACCCAATGGTACATATCTGTGCATGGATGAAACGGGTGGTTTATTGGCATATTTCATGTTAGAGAGAATGTTTGGTGGGGACAATGATTCAAAACATACCGGTAAGATCGTGATTGTTCATGAAAATGAACACGTTAATCTTGaccttttaaaattttccaattattctgaagaatttattaaGAGACATATCGttacaatttcattattagaTTTCTTTGAAGCACCAACTTTGCATGAAATTAATTCGAATTTTACACCtttatcaaaagaagaagcattCGACTTGAAAGGTGGTAAGAAAAATACTTATTATAGAAAACTAAAATGGTACAAGATTCAATTGGAGATAATAAAATGTGCTACAGAAATTGAATATGACGGTCTTGTGACTGCTACAACGTTGAATTTACCATCAGTAGTACCGAAATTAAGTGAAAGAGTTCATGGTTCCAGACCCATCGTTTGTTTCAGtcaattcaaagaaaccTTATTAGAACTGTCCCATGTACTTTACGATGATTTAAGATTCTTGGCTCCTTCCATATTAGAGACCAGATGTAGGCCATACCAAACTGTACGAGGCAAGTTACATCCTCTTATGACGATGAGAGGAGGTGGCGGGTACCTTCTGTGGTGTCACAGGGTGATACCGGCACCAGAACCTATTGAAGAACCAGAGGGAGAAACAGCTGCCGCGTCACAGACTGAGAATGCTAAAAAAGCTAGAATAGAATAA